In Actinoplanes derwentensis, the following proteins share a genomic window:
- a CDS encoding response regulator transcription factor produces MIRVLLADDQHLIREALAMMLEFEEDLTVVAQCGRGDEVLDAVQAHQPDVIVLDIEMPGLDGLSVAERLPGQAMLILSTFARPGYLRRAIAAGVRGFIPKDASSAELAAAIRKIHAGGRYLDPELAASAMMAGENPLTDRERDTLALAASGASVADIAARLHLSEGTVRNYLSNAITKLGAANRMTAIHHAQRMGWL; encoded by the coding sequence ATGATCCGCGTCCTGCTGGCCGACGATCAGCATCTGATCCGTGAGGCTCTGGCGATGATGCTGGAGTTCGAGGAGGACCTGACGGTGGTCGCGCAATGCGGTCGCGGCGACGAGGTGCTCGACGCGGTCCAGGCTCATCAACCGGACGTGATAGTTCTGGACATCGAGATGCCCGGACTGGACGGCCTGTCGGTGGCCGAGCGGCTGCCCGGCCAGGCCATGCTGATCCTGAGCACCTTCGCCCGCCCCGGTTACCTGCGCCGGGCGATCGCCGCCGGAGTCCGCGGTTTCATCCCGAAGGACGCCTCCAGCGCCGAACTCGCCGCCGCCATCCGCAAGATCCACGCCGGCGGCCGTTACCTGGACCCCGAACTGGCGGCCTCCGCGATGATGGCCGGCGAGAACCCGCTCACCGACCGCGAACGCGACACTCTCGCCCTGGCCGCCTCCGGGGCCTCGGTCGCCGACATCGCCGCCCGGCTGCACCTGAGCGAAGGCACGGTCCGCAATTACCTCTCCAACGCGATCACCAAGCTGGGCGCCGCCAACAGAATGACCGCCATCCACCACGCCCAGCGGATGGGCTGGCTCTAG